A single region of the Malus sylvestris chromosome 8, drMalSylv7.2, whole genome shotgun sequence genome encodes:
- the LOC126633315 gene encoding LRR receptor-like serine/threonine-protein kinase ERECTA isoform X1, with amino-acid sequence MRFDGRAVMAFQVEFVLLVLLLGCVSFGYGDSQNDQGRTLLGIKKAFRDVDNVLYEWTDSPSLDYCVWRGVTCDNSLNVIALNLSGLNLGGEISSVIGDLESLQSIDLRGNHLSGQIPDEIGDCAALQNLDLSFNEIFGDIPFSISKLKQLENLILKNNQLIGPLPSTLSQIPNLKILDLAQNNLSGEIPRLIYWNEVLQYLGLRGNNLVGTLSSDMCQLTGLWYFDVRNNSLTGSIPQNIGNCTAFQVLDLSYNQLTGGIPFNIGFLQVATLSLQGNQLSGPIPSVIGLMQALAVLDLSSNALSGPIPPILGNLTYTEKLYLHANKLNGSIPPELGQMSKLHYLELNDNHLTGHIPPELGKLTDLYDLNVANNYLQGPIPDNLSSCTNLNSLNVHGNKLSGTIPPALQRLESMTYLNLSSNYLRGPIPIELSFIGNLDTLDISNNKISGTIPSSLGDLEHLLKLNLSRNHLTGFIPGEFGNLRSVMEIDLSNNQLTGLIPRELSQLQNMNLLRLEHNNISGDVVSLINCFSLSVLNVSYNNLAGDVPTSKNFSRFSPDSFIGNPDLCGPWLDSRCHESRPTERATLSKPAILGIALGALVILLMILIAVCRPYNPTPFSDGSFDKPAVNYSNPKLVILHMNLALHVYEDIMRMTENLSEKYIIGYGASSTVYKCVLKNCKPVAIKKLYTQYHRCMKEFETELATVGSIKHRNLVSLQGYSLSSSGNLLFYDYMENGSLWDHLHGPFKKKKLDWTTRLQIALGAAQGLAYLHHDCSPRIIHRDVKSSNILLDKDFEAHLNDFGIAKTLCHSKTHTSTYLMGTIGYIDPEYARTSRLTEKSDVYSYGIVLLELLTGRKAVDNESNLHHLILSKTESNAVMETVDPEILPTCTDLGLVKKVFQLALLCTKRQPTDRPTMHEVTRVLASLMPSPAPPKQPTPANPPSSQLPITKLPCYVDEYVNLKTPHMLNCPSMSTSDAQLFLKFGEVISQNSE; translated from the exons ATGAGGTTTGATGGGAGGGCAGTAATGGCATTTCAGGTGGAGTTTGTGCTTCTGGTTCTTCTTCTTGGGTGTGTGAGCTTCGGTTATGGGGACTCACAGAACG ATCAAGGAAGAACACTGCTGGGGATAAAGAAGGCATTTAGGGATGTGGACAATGTTCTCTATGAATGGACAGATTCACCCTCTTTAGATTACTGTGTTTGGAGAGGCGTCACATGTGATAACTCTCTCAATGTCATTGCACT TAATCTATCAGGTTTGAATCTTGGAGGGGAAATCTCATCTGTGATCGGAGATCTCGAAAGCCTGCAGTCTAT TGATTTGAGGGGAAACCACCTTTCCGGCCAGATCCCGGATGAGATTGGTGACTGCGCAGCACTGCAAAATCT GGACTTGTCCTTCAATGAGATATTTGGAGACATACCATTTTCGATATCCAAGTTGAAACAGCTTGAAAATCT gattttaaaaaataatcaattgaTCGGACCACTTCCTTCAACGCTGTCCCAGATTCCAAACCTGAAGATTTT AGACCTAGCACAGAATAATCTCAGTGGGGAGATACCAAGGCTTATTTACTGGAATGAAGTTCTACAGTATCT TGGCTTGCGAGGGAACAATTTAGTTGGAACACTTTCTTCAGATATGTGCCAGTTAACTGGGTTATGGTATTT TGATGTGAGAAATAACAGCTTGACTGGTAGCATTCCTCAAAACATAGGGAACTGCACTGCCTTCCAGGTTTT GGATCTATCCTACAACCAGCTAACTGGAGGGATTCCGTTTAATATCGGGTTTCTGCAAGTTGCCACCTT GTCATTACAAGGTAATCAACTTTCTGGGCCTATCCCATCCGTGATTGGCCTGATGCAGGCTCTTGCTGTATT GGATTTGAGCAGCAACGCTTTAAGTGGACCAATCCCTCCTATCCTAGGGAATTTGACTTATACAGAGAAACT GTATTTGCATGCTAACAAGCTTAATGGATCAATCCCCCCAGAGCTTGGACAGATGTCAAAGCTTCATTATTT GGAGTTGAATGATAACCATCTTACAGGACATATTCCACCGGAACTTGGGAAGCTGACCGATTTGTATGACCT TAACGTTGCGAACAACTATCTTCAAGGACCTATCCCTGATAATCTCAGCTCGTGCACAAATCTCAACAGCCT CAATGTGCATGGGAACAAGTTGAGTGGAACCATCCCGCCTGCTCTTCAGAGGCTGGAGAGTATGACTTACTT AAATCTGTCCTCCAACTATCTTCGTGGTCCAATTCCTATCGAGCTGTCTTTTATTGGTAACTTGGATACCTT GGATATCTCAAATAACAAAATAAGTGGAACCATTCCTTCATCACTTGGGGATTTGGAACATCTTCTAAAGCT GAATTTGAGTCGAAACCATTTAACGGGATTTATTCCAGGGGAGTTTGGTAATTTAAGGAGTGTTATGGAAAT AGACCTTTCAAATAATCAGCTCACAGGATTAATTCCTCGAGAGCTCAGTCAGCTACAGAACATGAATTTATT GAGATTAGAGCACAATAATATATCCGGGGATGTGGTATCACTGATAAACTGCTTCAGCCTTTCTGTACT AAATGTATCTTACAACAACCTGGCAGGCGACGTTCCCACGAGCAAGAACTTCTCAAGGTTTTCACCAGACAG TTTTATTGGAAATCCTGATCTTTGTGGCCCTTGGCTCGATTCTCGATGTCATGAGTCTCGTCCAACAGAGCGAG CCACACTATCTAAACCTGCTATCCTGGGAATTGCTCTTGGGGCCCTGGTGATTCTTCTCATGATTCTTATTGCTGTATGCCGGCCATATAATCCAACTCCTTTTTCTGATGGTTCATTTGACAAACCCG CAGTTAATTACTCAAATCCGAAGCTGGTGATCCTTCACATGAATTTGGCACTTCATGTGTACGAGGACATCATGAGGATGACTGAAAACTTGAGCGAGAAGTATATAATTGGTTACGGTGCATCAAGTACAGTGTACAAATGTGTTCTGAAAAATTGTAAGCCAGTGGCCATCAAGAAACTCTACACCCAGTATCATCGGTGCATGAAGGAATTTGAGACAGAACTTGCGACAGTTGGAAGCATCAAGCATCGGAATCTGGTGAGCCTCCAGGGGTACTCCTTGTCCTCCTCCGGAAACCTTCTCTTTTACGACTACATGGAAAATGGCAGTCTTTGGGATCACCTTCATG GTCctttcaagaagaagaagctcgaCTGGACAACTCGTCTACAGATTGCCCTTGGAGCAGCCCAAGGGCTTGCCTATCTGCATCATGATTGCAGCCCCCGAATCATACACCGGGATGTCAAGTCGTCCAATATTCTATTGGACAAGGATTTCGAAGCTCATCTAAATGATTTCGGCATTGCCAAGACCTTATGCCACTCAAAGACCCATACGTCTACTTACTTAATGGGCACGATTGGCTACATAGACCCTGAGTATGCGCGAACTTCCCGCCTCACTGAGAAGTCCGATGTGTATAGTTACGGAATTGTTCTGCTGGAGTTGCTGACAGGAAGAAAAGCCGTAGACAATGAATCCAATCTCCATCATTTG ATATTATCCAAGACGGAGAGCAATGCTGTCATGGAAACCGTAGACCCCGAGATCTTGCCAACATGCACGGACCTCGGACTAGTGAAGAAGGTCTTCCAGCTTGCCCTTCTGTGCACAAAGCGGCAGCCAACAGACCGGCCAACAATGCACGAAGTAACTCGCGTGTTGGCCAGTCTCATGCCTTCCCCCGCACCACCAAAACAACCAACCCCTGCCAACCCGCCATCGTCACAGCTCCCGATCACCAAACTGCCGTGCTACGTGGACGAGTACGTGAATCTGAAAACGCCACACATGCTGAATTGTCCATCAATGAGCACCTCGGATGCCCAGCTGTTTCTCAAGTTTGGAGAGGTAATTTCTCAGAACAGTGAGTGA
- the LOC126633315 gene encoding LRR receptor-like serine/threonine-protein kinase ERECTA isoform X2 has product MRFDGRAVMAFQVEFVLLVLLLGCVSFGYGDSQNDQGRTLLGIKKAFRDVDNVLYEWTDSPSLDYCVWRGVTCDNSLNVIALNLSGLNLGGEISSVIGDLESLQSIDLRGNHLSGQIPDEIGDCAALQNLDLSFNEIFGDIPFSISKLKQLENLILKNNQLIGPLPSTLSQIPNLKILDLAQNNLSGEIPRLIYWNEVLQYLGLRGNNLVGTLSSDMCQLTGLWYFDVRNNSLTGSIPQNIGNCTAFQVLDLSYNQLTGGIPFNIGFLQVATLSLQGNQLSGPIPSVIGLMQALAVLDLSSNALSGPIPPILGNLTYTEKLYLHANKLNGSIPPELGQMSKLHYLELNDNHLTGHIPPELGKLTDLYDLNVANNYLQGPIPDNLSSCTNLNSLNVHGNKLSGTIPPALQRLESMTYLNLSSNYLRGPIPIELSFIGNLDTLDISNNKISGTIPSSLGDLEHLLKLNLSRNHLTGFIPGEFGNLRSVMEIDLSNNQLTGLIPRELSQLQNMNLLRLEHNNISGDVVSLINCFSLSVLNVSYNNLAGDVPTSKNFSRFSPDSFIGNPDLCGPWLDSRCHESRPTERATLSKPAILGIALGALVILLMILIAVCRPYNPTPFSDGSFDKPVNYSNPKLVILHMNLALHVYEDIMRMTENLSEKYIIGYGASSTVYKCVLKNCKPVAIKKLYTQYHRCMKEFETELATVGSIKHRNLVSLQGYSLSSSGNLLFYDYMENGSLWDHLHGPFKKKKLDWTTRLQIALGAAQGLAYLHHDCSPRIIHRDVKSSNILLDKDFEAHLNDFGIAKTLCHSKTHTSTYLMGTIGYIDPEYARTSRLTEKSDVYSYGIVLLELLTGRKAVDNESNLHHLILSKTESNAVMETVDPEILPTCTDLGLVKKVFQLALLCTKRQPTDRPTMHEVTRVLASLMPSPAPPKQPTPANPPSSQLPITKLPCYVDEYVNLKTPHMLNCPSMSTSDAQLFLKFGEVISQNSE; this is encoded by the exons ATGAGGTTTGATGGGAGGGCAGTAATGGCATTTCAGGTGGAGTTTGTGCTTCTGGTTCTTCTTCTTGGGTGTGTGAGCTTCGGTTATGGGGACTCACAGAACG ATCAAGGAAGAACACTGCTGGGGATAAAGAAGGCATTTAGGGATGTGGACAATGTTCTCTATGAATGGACAGATTCACCCTCTTTAGATTACTGTGTTTGGAGAGGCGTCACATGTGATAACTCTCTCAATGTCATTGCACT TAATCTATCAGGTTTGAATCTTGGAGGGGAAATCTCATCTGTGATCGGAGATCTCGAAAGCCTGCAGTCTAT TGATTTGAGGGGAAACCACCTTTCCGGCCAGATCCCGGATGAGATTGGTGACTGCGCAGCACTGCAAAATCT GGACTTGTCCTTCAATGAGATATTTGGAGACATACCATTTTCGATATCCAAGTTGAAACAGCTTGAAAATCT gattttaaaaaataatcaattgaTCGGACCACTTCCTTCAACGCTGTCCCAGATTCCAAACCTGAAGATTTT AGACCTAGCACAGAATAATCTCAGTGGGGAGATACCAAGGCTTATTTACTGGAATGAAGTTCTACAGTATCT TGGCTTGCGAGGGAACAATTTAGTTGGAACACTTTCTTCAGATATGTGCCAGTTAACTGGGTTATGGTATTT TGATGTGAGAAATAACAGCTTGACTGGTAGCATTCCTCAAAACATAGGGAACTGCACTGCCTTCCAGGTTTT GGATCTATCCTACAACCAGCTAACTGGAGGGATTCCGTTTAATATCGGGTTTCTGCAAGTTGCCACCTT GTCATTACAAGGTAATCAACTTTCTGGGCCTATCCCATCCGTGATTGGCCTGATGCAGGCTCTTGCTGTATT GGATTTGAGCAGCAACGCTTTAAGTGGACCAATCCCTCCTATCCTAGGGAATTTGACTTATACAGAGAAACT GTATTTGCATGCTAACAAGCTTAATGGATCAATCCCCCCAGAGCTTGGACAGATGTCAAAGCTTCATTATTT GGAGTTGAATGATAACCATCTTACAGGACATATTCCACCGGAACTTGGGAAGCTGACCGATTTGTATGACCT TAACGTTGCGAACAACTATCTTCAAGGACCTATCCCTGATAATCTCAGCTCGTGCACAAATCTCAACAGCCT CAATGTGCATGGGAACAAGTTGAGTGGAACCATCCCGCCTGCTCTTCAGAGGCTGGAGAGTATGACTTACTT AAATCTGTCCTCCAACTATCTTCGTGGTCCAATTCCTATCGAGCTGTCTTTTATTGGTAACTTGGATACCTT GGATATCTCAAATAACAAAATAAGTGGAACCATTCCTTCATCACTTGGGGATTTGGAACATCTTCTAAAGCT GAATTTGAGTCGAAACCATTTAACGGGATTTATTCCAGGGGAGTTTGGTAATTTAAGGAGTGTTATGGAAAT AGACCTTTCAAATAATCAGCTCACAGGATTAATTCCTCGAGAGCTCAGTCAGCTACAGAACATGAATTTATT GAGATTAGAGCACAATAATATATCCGGGGATGTGGTATCACTGATAAACTGCTTCAGCCTTTCTGTACT AAATGTATCTTACAACAACCTGGCAGGCGACGTTCCCACGAGCAAGAACTTCTCAAGGTTTTCACCAGACAG TTTTATTGGAAATCCTGATCTTTGTGGCCCTTGGCTCGATTCTCGATGTCATGAGTCTCGTCCAACAGAGCGAG CCACACTATCTAAACCTGCTATCCTGGGAATTGCTCTTGGGGCCCTGGTGATTCTTCTCATGATTCTTATTGCTGTATGCCGGCCATATAATCCAACTCCTTTTTCTGATGGTTCATTTGACAAACCCG TTAATTACTCAAATCCGAAGCTGGTGATCCTTCACATGAATTTGGCACTTCATGTGTACGAGGACATCATGAGGATGACTGAAAACTTGAGCGAGAAGTATATAATTGGTTACGGTGCATCAAGTACAGTGTACAAATGTGTTCTGAAAAATTGTAAGCCAGTGGCCATCAAGAAACTCTACACCCAGTATCATCGGTGCATGAAGGAATTTGAGACAGAACTTGCGACAGTTGGAAGCATCAAGCATCGGAATCTGGTGAGCCTCCAGGGGTACTCCTTGTCCTCCTCCGGAAACCTTCTCTTTTACGACTACATGGAAAATGGCAGTCTTTGGGATCACCTTCATG GTCctttcaagaagaagaagctcgaCTGGACAACTCGTCTACAGATTGCCCTTGGAGCAGCCCAAGGGCTTGCCTATCTGCATCATGATTGCAGCCCCCGAATCATACACCGGGATGTCAAGTCGTCCAATATTCTATTGGACAAGGATTTCGAAGCTCATCTAAATGATTTCGGCATTGCCAAGACCTTATGCCACTCAAAGACCCATACGTCTACTTACTTAATGGGCACGATTGGCTACATAGACCCTGAGTATGCGCGAACTTCCCGCCTCACTGAGAAGTCCGATGTGTATAGTTACGGAATTGTTCTGCTGGAGTTGCTGACAGGAAGAAAAGCCGTAGACAATGAATCCAATCTCCATCATTTG ATATTATCCAAGACGGAGAGCAATGCTGTCATGGAAACCGTAGACCCCGAGATCTTGCCAACATGCACGGACCTCGGACTAGTGAAGAAGGTCTTCCAGCTTGCCCTTCTGTGCACAAAGCGGCAGCCAACAGACCGGCCAACAATGCACGAAGTAACTCGCGTGTTGGCCAGTCTCATGCCTTCCCCCGCACCACCAAAACAACCAACCCCTGCCAACCCGCCATCGTCACAGCTCCCGATCACCAAACTGCCGTGCTACGTGGACGAGTACGTGAATCTGAAAACGCCACACATGCTGAATTGTCCATCAATGAGCACCTCGGATGCCCAGCTGTTTCTCAAGTTTGGAGAGGTAATTTCTCAGAACAGTGAGTGA